One Arvicanthis niloticus isolate mArvNil1 chromosome 3, mArvNil1.pat.X, whole genome shotgun sequence DNA segment encodes these proteins:
- the LOC117706347 gene encoding olfactory receptor 6E1, with translation MENSTTVTEFILLGLSDACELQVLIFLGFLLTYFLILLGNFLIIFITLVDRRLYTPMYYFLRNFAVLEIWFTSVIFPKMLTNIITGHKTISLQGCFLQAFLYFFLGTTEFFLLAVMSFDRYVAICNPLRYATIMSKRVCVQLVFCSWMSGLLLIMFPSTIFFQQPFCGPNIINHFFCDNFPLMELICADTSLIEFLGFVIANLSLLGTLAVTATCYGHILYTILHIPSAKERKKAFSTCSSHIIVVSLFYGSCIFMYVRSGKNGQGEDHNKVVALLNTVVTPTLNPFIYTLRNKQVKQVFREHVSKLQKLSQT, from the coding sequence ATGGAAAACAGCACCACTGTTACTGAGTTTATTTTGCTGGGGCTGTCAGATGCCTGTGAGTTGCAGGTGCTCATCTTCCTGGGCTTCCTCCTGACTTACTTCCTCATTCTGCTGGGAAATTTCCTCATCATCTTCATCACCCTTGTGGACAGGCGCCTTTACACCCCCATGTACTACTTCCTCCGCAattttgcagtgctggagatctgGTTCACCTCTGTCATCTTCCCCAAGATGCTAACCAACATCATCACAGGACATAAGACCATCTCCCTACAAGGTTGTTTCCTCCAAGCATTCTTGTATTTCTTCCTTGGCACCACTGAGTTCTTTCTACTGGCAGTGATGTCCTTTGACAGGTACGTGGCCATTTGTAACCCTTTGCGTTATGCTACCATTATGAGCAAAAGAGTCTGTGTCCAGCTTGTGTTTTGCTCATGGATGTCAGGATTGCTTCTTATCATGTTTCCCAGTACTATTTTTTTTCAGCAGCCATTCTGTGGCCCAAACATCATTAACCATTTCTTCTGTGACAACTTTCCACTTATGGAACTCATATGTGCAGATACAAGCCTGATAGAGTTCCTGGGTTTTGTTATTGCCAATCTCAGCCTTCTGGGCACTTTGGCTGTGACTGCCACCTGCTATGGCCACATTCTCTATACCATTCTTCATATTCCTTCagccaaggaaaggaaaaaagcctTCTCAACTTGCTCCTCTCATATTATTGTGGTGTCTCTCTTCTATGGCAGCTGTATCTTCATGTATGTCCGGTCTGGCAAGAATGGGCAGGGGGAGGATCATAACAAGGTGGTGGCATTACTCAACACTGTAGTAACCCCCACTCTCAACCCCTTCATCTACACTCTGAGGAACAAGCAGGTGAAGCAGGTATTTAGGGAACACGTAAGCAAGCTCCAAAAGTTGAGCCAGACGTGA
- the Abhd4 gene encoding (Lyso)-N-acylphosphatidylethanolamine lipase isoform X1, with protein sequence MGWLSSTRQGLFTMADDLEQQPQGWLSSWLPTWRPTSMSQLKNVEARILQCLQNKFLARYVSLPNQNKIWTVTVSPEQKDRTPLVMVHGFGGGVGLWILNMDSLSARRTLHTFDLLGFGRSSRPTFPRDPEGAEDEFVTSIETWRETMGIPTMILLGHSLGGFLATSYSIKYPERVKHLILVDPWGFPLRPTDPSEIRAPPTWVKAVASVLGRSNPLAVLRVAGPWGPGLVQRFRPDFKRKFADFFEDDTISEYIYHCNAQNPSGETAFKAMMESFGWARRPMLERIHLIRKDVPITMIYGANTWIDTSTGKKVKMQRPDSYVRDMEIEGASHHVYADQPHIFNAVVEEICNSVD encoded by the exons ATGGGCTGGCTCAGCTCGACCCGGCAGGGCTTGTTTACTATGGCTGATGATCTGGAGCAGCA GCCCCAGGGCTGGCTGAGTAGCTGGCTCCCCACTTGGCGCCCCACTTCCATGTCTCAGCTGAAGAATGTGGAAGCCAGGATCCTCCAGT GTCTCCAGAACAAGTTCCTGGCCCGTTATGTATCCCTCCCAAACCAGAACAAGATCTGGACGGTGACTGTGAGCCCAGAGCAAAAGGACCGCACCCCTCTGGTGATGGTACATGGCTTTGGGGGCGGCGTGGGCCTCTGGATCCTCAACATGGATTCACTGAGTGCCCGCCGCACACTCCATACCTTTGATCTGCTTGGTTTTGGGCGAAGCTCAAGGCCAACGTTCCCAAGGGACCCAGAAGGAGCTGAAGATGAATTTGTGACTTCGATAGAGACATGGCGGGAGACCATGGGAATCCCCACCATGATCCTCCTGGGGCACAGTTTGGGAGGATTCCTGGCCACTTCTTACTCTATCAAGTACCCTGAAAG AGTTAAACATCTTATCctggtggatccctggggctttccCCTACGACCAACTGACCCCAGTGAGATCCGTGCACCTCCAACCTGGGTCAAGGCTGTGGCATCTGTCCTGGGACGTTCCAATCCACTGGCTGTTCTTCGAGTGGCTGGGCCTTGGG GGCCTGGGCTGGTACAGAGATTCCGTCCAGACTTCAAGCGCAAGTTTGCAGACTTCTTTGAGGATGATACCATCTCAGAATACATCTACCACTGCAATGCACAGAATCCCag TGGGGAAACGGCATTCAAAGCCATGATGGAGTCCTTCGGCTGGGCCCGGCGCCCCATGTTGGAGCGAATCCACTTAATTCGAAAAGATGTGCCCATCACCATGATCTATGGGGCCAACACCTGGATAGATACCAGCACAGGAAAAAAGGTGAAGATGCAAAGGCCAGATTCCTACGTCCGAGACATG GAGATCGAGGGTGCATCGCACCACGTGTACGCTGACCAGCCACACATCTTCAATGCTGTGGTGGAAGAGATCTGTAACTCGGTTGACTGA
- the Abhd4 gene encoding (Lyso)-N-acylphosphatidylethanolamine lipase isoform X2 produces the protein MSQLKNVEARILQCLQNKFLARYVSLPNQNKIWTVTVSPEQKDRTPLVMVHGFGGGVGLWILNMDSLSARRTLHTFDLLGFGRSSRPTFPRDPEGAEDEFVTSIETWRETMGIPTMILLGHSLGGFLATSYSIKYPERVKHLILVDPWGFPLRPTDPSEIRAPPTWVKAVASVLGRSNPLAVLRVAGPWGPGLVQRFRPDFKRKFADFFEDDTISEYIYHCNAQNPSGETAFKAMMESFGWARRPMLERIHLIRKDVPITMIYGANTWIDTSTGKKVKMQRPDSYVRDMEIEGASHHVYADQPHIFNAVVEEICNSVD, from the exons ATGTCTCAGCTGAAGAATGTGGAAGCCAGGATCCTCCAGT GTCTCCAGAACAAGTTCCTGGCCCGTTATGTATCCCTCCCAAACCAGAACAAGATCTGGACGGTGACTGTGAGCCCAGAGCAAAAGGACCGCACCCCTCTGGTGATGGTACATGGCTTTGGGGGCGGCGTGGGCCTCTGGATCCTCAACATGGATTCACTGAGTGCCCGCCGCACACTCCATACCTTTGATCTGCTTGGTTTTGGGCGAAGCTCAAGGCCAACGTTCCCAAGGGACCCAGAAGGAGCTGAAGATGAATTTGTGACTTCGATAGAGACATGGCGGGAGACCATGGGAATCCCCACCATGATCCTCCTGGGGCACAGTTTGGGAGGATTCCTGGCCACTTCTTACTCTATCAAGTACCCTGAAAG AGTTAAACATCTTATCctggtggatccctggggctttccCCTACGACCAACTGACCCCAGTGAGATCCGTGCACCTCCAACCTGGGTCAAGGCTGTGGCATCTGTCCTGGGACGTTCCAATCCACTGGCTGTTCTTCGAGTGGCTGGGCCTTGGG GGCCTGGGCTGGTACAGAGATTCCGTCCAGACTTCAAGCGCAAGTTTGCAGACTTCTTTGAGGATGATACCATCTCAGAATACATCTACCACTGCAATGCACAGAATCCCag TGGGGAAACGGCATTCAAAGCCATGATGGAGTCCTTCGGCTGGGCCCGGCGCCCCATGTTGGAGCGAATCCACTTAATTCGAAAAGATGTGCCCATCACCATGATCTATGGGGCCAACACCTGGATAGATACCAGCACAGGAAAAAAGGTGAAGATGCAAAGGCCAGATTCCTACGTCCGAGACATG GAGATCGAGGGTGCATCGCACCACGTGTACGCTGACCAGCCACACATCTTCAATGCTGTGGTGGAAGAGATCTGTAACTCGGTTGACTGA